One Etheostoma spectabile isolate EspeVRDwgs_2016 chromosome 12, UIUC_Espe_1.0, whole genome shotgun sequence genomic window carries:
- the LOC116699502 gene encoding corticotropin-releasing factor receptor 2 isoform X2, whose protein sequence is MDNGTWALKSNYSNCEPILEEKRKYPMHYKIALIINYLGHCISVGALVVAFILFLCLRSIRCLRNIIHWNLITTFILRNVMWFLLQLIDHNIHESNEPWCRLITTIYNYFVVTNFFWMFVEGCYLHTAIVMTYSTDKLRKWVFLFIGWCIPFPIIVAWAIGKFYYENEQCWFGKEPGKYMDYIYQGPVILVLLINFVFLFNIVRILMTKLRASTTSETIQYRKAVKATLVLLPLLGITYMLFFVNPGEDDISQIVFIYFNSFLQSFQGFFVSVFYCFLNGEVRSAVRKRWHRWQDNHALRVRVARAMSIPTSPTRISFHSIKQTTAV, encoded by the exons ATGGATAATGGAACATGGGCATTGAAAAGCAATTACTCCAATTGTGAACCCATTTTGGAGGAGAAG AGAAAATATCCAATGCATTATAAAATAGCCCTGATCATCAACTACCTAGGTCACTGTATCTCTGTGGGAGCTCTGGTCGTGGCCTTCATTCTCTTCTTGTGCTTAAG GAGTATACGATGTCTTCGAAACATCATCCACTGGAACTTGATCACCACGTTCATACTGAGAAATGTTATGTGGTTTTTGCTTCAGTTGATTGACCACAATATTCATGAGAGCAATGAG ccTTGGTGTCGATTAATTACAACAATATACAACTACTTTGTGGTGACAAACTTCTTCTGGATGTTTGTTGAAGGATGTTACCTACACACAGCCATCGTGATGACTTATTCAACTGATAAGCTCAGAAAGTGGGTCTTCCTTTTCATCGGCTGGT GTATTCCATTCCCTATAATAGTAGCTTGGGCCATAGGAAAGTTTTATTATGAAAATGAACA ATGTTGGTTTGGTAAAGAGCCTGGAAAATATATGGACTATATTTACCAGGGACCAGTTATTCTTGTGCTACTG ATAAACTTTGTTTTCCTCTTCAACATAGTACGAATACTTATGACCAAACTAAGAGCTTCAACCACATCTGAAACAATACAGTACAG AAAAGCTGTGAAAGCAACACTGGTCTTGTTACCTCTGCTAGGCATCACCTACATGCTCTTCTTCGTGAATCCGGGGGAGGACGACATCTCACAAATTGTTTTCATCTATTTCAACTCCTTTTTACAGTCTTTTCAG GGGTTCTTTGTGTCAGTGTTTTACTGCTTTCTAAATGGAGAG GTACGTTCTGCAGTAAGGAAACGGTGGCACCGCTGGCAGGACAACCACGCCCTTCGAGTGCGAGTGGCTCGAGCCATGTCCATCCCCACGTCTCCAACCAGGATTAGCTTCCACAGCATCAAACAGACCACAGCtgtgtga
- the LOC116699502 gene encoding corticotropin-releasing factor receptor 2 isoform X1 — MRDCAALIGPARGSQLEHWAPFLSLLLFRFTSPRTPLGSVCPSSLVLGTNLPLFKAARTMDATLYPIIFGELGDLNCSLIDALQDTFLENAPLSLLGTDGLYCNATTDEIGTCWPRSSTGRIVERPCPEYINGVKYNTTRSAYRECMDNGTWALKSNYSNCEPILEEKRKYPMHYKIALIINYLGHCISVGALVVAFILFLCLRSIRCLRNIIHWNLITTFILRNVMWFLLQLIDHNIHESNEPWCRLITTIYNYFVVTNFFWMFVEGCYLHTAIVMTYSTDKLRKWVFLFIGWCIPFPIIVAWAIGKFYYENEQCWFGKEPGKYMDYIYQGPVILVLLINFVFLFNIVRILMTKLRASTTSETIQYRKAVKATLVLLPLLGITYMLFFVNPGEDDISQIVFIYFNSFLQSFQGFFVSVFYCFLNGEVRSAVRKRWHRWQDNHALRVRVARAMSIPTSPTRISFHSIKQTTAV, encoded by the exons ATGCGCGATTGCGCGGCTCTGATTGGCCCGGCACGCGGCTCACAGCTGGAGCACTGGGCTCCCTTCTTGTCATTACTGTTGTTCCGATTCACAAGCCCACGAACACCGCTGGGCTCAGTGTGTCCATCTTCTCTTGTTCTTGGAACTAACCTTCCATTATTTAAAGCGGCTCGCACCATGGACGCTACCCTTTATCCGATCATATTTGGGGAGCTCGGGGACCTTAATTGTAGTTTGATAGATGCTCTCCAAGACACTTTTTTGGAGAACGCTCCATTGTCATTGCTGGGCACTGATG GTTTATATTGCAATGCCACCACCGATGAGATTGGAACCTGCTGGCCGCGGAGCAGCACCGGGAGGATTGTAGAGAGACCCTGCCCTGAGTACATCAACGGAGTGAAGTACAACACAACCA GGAGTGCTTACAGGGAATGCATGGATAATGGAACATGGGCATTGAAAAGCAATTACTCCAATTGTGAACCCATTTTGGAGGAGAAG AGAAAATATCCAATGCATTATAAAATAGCCCTGATCATCAACTACCTAGGTCACTGTATCTCTGTGGGAGCTCTGGTCGTGGCCTTCATTCTCTTCTTGTGCTTAAG GAGTATACGATGTCTTCGAAACATCATCCACTGGAACTTGATCACCACGTTCATACTGAGAAATGTTATGTGGTTTTTGCTTCAGTTGATTGACCACAATATTCATGAGAGCAATGAG ccTTGGTGTCGATTAATTACAACAATATACAACTACTTTGTGGTGACAAACTTCTTCTGGATGTTTGTTGAAGGATGTTACCTACACACAGCCATCGTGATGACTTATTCAACTGATAAGCTCAGAAAGTGGGTCTTCCTTTTCATCGGCTGGT GTATTCCATTCCCTATAATAGTAGCTTGGGCCATAGGAAAGTTTTATTATGAAAATGAACA ATGTTGGTTTGGTAAAGAGCCTGGAAAATATATGGACTATATTTACCAGGGACCAGTTATTCTTGTGCTACTG ATAAACTTTGTTTTCCTCTTCAACATAGTACGAATACTTATGACCAAACTAAGAGCTTCAACCACATCTGAAACAATACAGTACAG AAAAGCTGTGAAAGCAACACTGGTCTTGTTACCTCTGCTAGGCATCACCTACATGCTCTTCTTCGTGAATCCGGGGGAGGACGACATCTCACAAATTGTTTTCATCTATTTCAACTCCTTTTTACAGTCTTTTCAG GGGTTCTTTGTGTCAGTGTTTTACTGCTTTCTAAATGGAGAG GTACGTTCTGCAGTAAGGAAACGGTGGCACCGCTGGCAGGACAACCACGCCCTTCGAGTGCGAGTGGCTCGAGCCATGTCCATCCCCACGTCTCCAACCAGGATTAGCTTCCACAGCATCAAACAGACCACAGCtgtgtga